A stretch of Clostridium formicaceticum DNA encodes these proteins:
- the pfkA gene encoding 6-phosphofructokinase produces MKTIGVLTSGGDSPGMNAAIRAVVRNAIAKGCRVIGVKRGYDGLIHGQLEEMNLSSVADIIHRGGTILRTARSEEFRTEEGRKKALNVVKVFGIGGMVVIGGDGSFRGGQELSKLGVPTIGVPGTIDNDLAYTDYTIGFDTAVNTVVEAISRIRDTSTSHGRANIIEVMGRHCGDIALHAGLAGGAESIIIPEVGLDIDQVCRKLIKGKNRGKLHSIILLAEGVGGAIELGATIEEKTGIETRATILGHTQRGGSPTAFDRVLASKMGAKAVDLLLEGKQSLVVGVKGNEIISVDIEKALSIEKQLDKETYQLADILSM; encoded by the coding sequence ATGAAAACAATAGGTGTATTAACTAGTGGTGGTGATTCTCCTGGCATGAATGCTGCCATCAGAGCTGTTGTACGAAATGCAATAGCTAAAGGGTGTAGGGTGATAGGGGTTAAAAGAGGATATGATGGTTTAATCCATGGACAATTGGAGGAAATGAACCTATCTTCTGTTGCAGATATTATTCATAGAGGAGGTACCATATTAAGAACTGCTAGAAGTGAAGAGTTCAGAACCGAAGAAGGAAGAAAAAAAGCTTTAAATGTTGTGAAGGTTTTTGGTATAGGAGGCATGGTCGTTATAGGAGGTGATGGATCTTTTCGAGGAGGGCAAGAATTAAGTAAATTAGGGGTACCAACCATTGGTGTACCAGGAACGATTGATAATGATTTAGCTTATACAGATTATACCATAGGCTTTGATACCGCTGTTAATACGGTGGTTGAAGCCATCAGTAGGATTAGAGATACCTCTACTTCTCACGGTAGAGCTAATATTATAGAGGTTATGGGAAGGCATTGCGGAGATATTGCGCTTCATGCTGGATTGGCTGGTGGGGCTGAAAGTATTATTATCCCAGAAGTAGGATTAGATATTGATCAAGTTTGTAGAAAACTCATAAAAGGTAAAAATAGAGGAAAACTACATAGTATTATCCTATTAGCAGAAGGTGTAGGAGGAGCTATTGAGTTGGGAGCTACGATTGAAGAAAAGACAGGTATTGAAACAAGAGCTACTATATTGGGTCATACCCAAAGAGGTGGAAGTCCCACAGCCTTCGATCGAGTTTTAGCCAGCAAAATGGGAGCAAAGGCAGTAGATTTATTGCTGGAGGGAAAACAAAGCCTTGTTGTCGGGGTAAAAGGAAATGAAATTATTAGTGTAGATATTGAGAAAGCTCTGAGCATTGAGAAGCAACTAGATAAAGAAACTTATCAATTAGC